The genomic interval AATATCTGTAAAGATTTTGGACAGAAAGTACCCGATTGGGGGGTTGCACAAGCGCCTTCCCTATATAAGGATTTGGTGATTGTGGCGCCCCAAGCGCCCGACGCTTTTGTAGCGGCATACCGTAAAGAGGATGGTGAGCTCGTCTGGCAAACGAAAATGCAGGGACAGGTGGGATATTCAACACCGGTCATCGTGAATTTGTGCGGCGTTGATCAGGCGGTGATGATCTGTGAAACACCTCCCAAAGATTCGGGCATAGGATCGGTGAACGGAATTTCCTTGGAAGACGGCCGCATCCTATGGACCTATCATAATTGGGAGTGTATGATCCCCATACCCTTTGCCACGGCGCTGCCTGACGACCGCCTATTCATCACGGGCGGCTACAAAGCGGGCTCGTCCATGATACAAATCCATAAAGAAGGCAACCGTTTCCAGGTGCGCGAGTTATTTAAAACCGATGCGTGCGGCAGCCAGATTCAGCAGCCCTTATTTTATAAAGAGCATCTATATGTGAACAGCAATTCCAACGAACGGGAAGACGGGCTCATGTGCCTGACTTTGGACGGCACGGTGTTATGGCAAACGCGCGATAAAAAGAAATCCCATTTCTCAACGACTTTTGAGCGGGGCTCCCTCATCCTTGCCGATGATCTGCTCATCGAATTGGATGGGAAACGGGGCGATTTATATTTGATTGAGCCTTCCCCTGAAGGATACAAAGAGTTGACCAATGCGCACGTGTTGGACGGGAAACAGTTATGGTCGCCCATGGTCTTGTCGAAAGGACGTTTGTTGGTGCGTAGCAGCGACCTTTTAAAGTGCTTTGATATCAGTGCCCGGCCCTGAAACGTGGGGCTGAAATAGGCTGTGAAACGGAGCAGAGCCGCGCCCATGAAATGGATCATCATGGTGCCGGTTTGACAATAGCCACGTTGAAGGTAGAAACTATAGCTAGTGGATGTGTGGTTTCCCCTTTTGCGTTTAGACGTTGATGGGCGAAACCACGGGGATCCGGTATGCCAAGGGCAGACGCCCTATTGATTTTATTATAACCTTATTTAACGCATGGAGACACTCGGCATGAAAAAAAACAAACTGACCCGTCGTGCTTTTTTGGCTGCCACGACGACTACAGCTGCATTGGCAGGACGTGTTTATGCACAAACCACAGCCCGGGTGGTACCGGGAAAAGTGTCGCCCAATGAAAAACTCAACATTGCCTGTATCGGCGTGGGGGGTATGGGCGCCGGCGACGTGAACGGCTGCAAATCGGAAAATATTGTTGCCCTTTGTGACGTCGATTGGAAGCGCGCAGAAGAAACCTTCTATCGCTTTAAGAACGCGAAACAGTTCAAAGATTTCCGCGTTATGCTGGAAGAGATCGACAAAGAAATTGATGCCGTGACCGTATCCACGCCTGACCATATGCATGCGCCGGCAGCGTACATGGCGATGATGCTTGGCAAACACGTGCGCGTGCAGAAGCCGTTGACCCAAACCATTGCGGAAGCGCGGCTGCTGACGAAAGTTGCCGCAGAGCAAGGCGTCGTCCATGCCATGGGCAATCAAGGTCACTCCGGTAACGGCATTCGTGAGCTGTGCGAAATCGTTTGGAGCGGCGCTGTCGGTCAGATCAAGGAAAGCCATACATGGACCGATCGCCCCATTTGGCCCCAAGGCATTGCAGATCCGCTGCCTGCCGCTACCGTTCCCGAAACCATGGATTGGGATCTGTGGCTGGGTACAGCGCCTTGGCGTGAATATGGCGAAGGCTATGCGCCCTTCAACTGGCGCGGCTGGTGGGATTTCGGCTGCGGCGCCATCGGTGATATGGCGTGCCACATTGTAGATCCCGTATTCTGGGCGCTTAAACTCTATGAAGCCCCTTCGTTCACGGTGGAAGTGATCGAACAGGAAGGCATGACCAAAGAGACTTTCCCGAACAAGTCCGTCATCAGATATGAATTCCCGGCAAGGGGCGATATGGAAGCGGTTACCGTGTATTGGTACGATGGCGGCTTGTTGCCCAAACGCCCCGAAGGGGTACCGGAAAACGAGAAGTTGGCCGACGGCGATAACGGCTCGCTCTTTATCGGAACGGACGGGATCCTGACCACAGGTACCTATGGCGGTTCTACGCGGCTCCTACCCGAGGAACGGATGAAAGAATATACGAAACCGACGCCGACCTTGGAACGCATCCCCCGCGAGAATCCCTATCTGCATTGGATCAATGCGTGTAAAACGGGCACCACAGCCTCCTCCGATTTCAGCTATGCCGGACCGCTCACGGAAATGGCGAATATGGGCAATGTGGCGCTTCTCGCCGGTGAGAAGTTGCATTTTGACGTGGCTTCCATGAAAATCACCAACAACGAAGGAGCCAATCAATTCCTGACCAAGCCTTATCGTAAAGGATTTGATTTTATGCCCCTCTAAGATAGAGTAGTTTCTACGGCCGAAAAAGGATTGATGTACTTTTTCGGCCGTTTCATTTCCAGAGAGTAAAACCTTGCCCGTCTTGCTGTAGTCAGACCAAGAGACTTGTTTCGCAATGGTGTGTAACGCTCACATAAATTCGAGATGCCGGAGAATATCTATGAGTAAATCAACTTTTTCACGTCGTGTATTTTTAGCTGCGACTACCTTATCCCCTTTGGCGGGCATCGTCCATGCCCAGACCACTAATAAAGCGCGGGTTGTGCCGAAAAAACATTCGCCCAACGAAAAGGTGAATGTGGCGGGCATCGGTGTCGGCGGTAAAGGGATGCACGATATCATGTCGTTTAAGCGCGAAAATATTGTCGCTATTTGCGATGTCGATTCGGAGCGTGCAGGAGAGGCCTTCTATCGCCTTACCGATGCCAAGCAATTCAAAGACTATCGGGAAATGTTCGATAAAATGGCGGACGACATTGATATGGTCACCATCGCCACGCCCGACCATACCCACGCGCCGGCTGCTTATCATGCCATGAAACTGGGCAAACATGTCTATGTGGAAAAGCCCATGACCCATACGGTGGCGGAAGCACGTCTCCTTACCAAAACAGCACAAGAGATGAAGGTGGCAACGCAAATGGGCAACCAAGGCCATTCGGGTGATGGTGTCCGTGATCTTGCGGAAATGATCTGGGACGGCGCCATCGGCAAGGTGCGTGAAGTGCACATTTGGACCGATAGGCCGGGCGGCAGATGGCCCCATGGTTCACCAAAAACTATGCCGCCGGCAGAATCTGTTCCGGAAAAGATGGACTGGGATTTGTGGCTGGGCAGCGCGCCCTATCGGGAATTCAATGCTTTGTATGCGCCTTTTAAGTGGCGTGGCTGGTGGGATTTCGGGTGCGGCGGCTTGGGCGATATGGCATGCCACATCATGGACCCTGCCTTTTTTGCATTGAAATTGGGCGAAGCGAAACACTTCTCCGTGGAACCGGTTCAACAAGAAAATGCCA from Candidatus Hydrogenedentota bacterium carries:
- a CDS encoding Gfo/Idh/MocA family oxidoreductase, whose product is MKKNKLTRRAFLAATTTTAALAGRVYAQTTARVVPGKVSPNEKLNIACIGVGGMGAGDVNGCKSENIVALCDVDWKRAEETFYRFKNAKQFKDFRVMLEEIDKEIDAVTVSTPDHMHAPAAYMAMMLGKHVRVQKPLTQTIAEARLLTKVAAEQGVVHAMGNQGHSGNGIRELCEIVWSGAVGQIKESHTWTDRPIWPQGIADPLPAATVPETMDWDLWLGTAPWREYGEGYAPFNWRGWWDFGCGAIGDMACHIVDPVFWALKLYEAPSFTVEVIEQEGMTKETFPNKSVIRYEFPARGDMEAVTVYWYDGGLLPKRPEGVPENEKLADGDNGSLFIGTDGILTTGTYGGSTRLLPEERMKEYTKPTPTLERIPRENPYLHWINACKTGTTASSDFSYAGPLTEMANMGNVALLAGEKLHFDVASMKITNNEGANQFLTKPYRKGFDFMPL
- a CDS encoding Gfo/Idh/MocA family oxidoreductase, with translation MSKSTFSRRVFLAATTLSPLAGIVHAQTTNKARVVPKKHSPNEKVNVAGIGVGGKGMHDIMSFKRENIVAICDVDSERAGEAFYRLTDAKQFKDYREMFDKMADDIDMVTIATPDHTHAPAAYHAMKLGKHVYVEKPMTHTVAEARLLTKTAQEMKVATQMGNQGHSGDGVRDLAEMIWDGAIGKVREVHIWTDRPGGRWPHGSPKTMPPAESVPEKMDWDLWLGSAPYREFNALYAPFKWRGWWDFGCGGLGDMACHIMDPAFFALKLGEAKHFSVEPVQQENANDQTYPSNAIIKYQFPARADMEAVDVYWYENGLKPELPEGIPEGQKLGDNSNGSLFIGTDGWATAGEYGGEARLLPDERMADYTRPDKTIPRVSGTSHYRNFIDACKGGAPAVSNFDYAGPFTEMVLFGNVALRLNGRVEYDTETMTVVNNADANALLTKEYRKGWELPV
- a CDS encoding PQQ-binding-like beta-propeller repeat protein, whose translation is MNRRFVNLYKGIGAGIFLSLLMVTAAADWPQMGGPDRNNISRETVPLARKWPADGPEMLWSVPLGGGFASPSVSQGLVYLLDRIEDKQDNLRCFDLETGEEKWNYAYDAPGSVSYDGSRTAPTIEGNRLYCVGLLGDFHCIDLDTHQPLWRKNICKDFGQKVPDWGVAQAPSLYKDLVIVAPQAPDAFVAAYRKEDGELVWQTKMQGQVGYSTPVIVNLCGVDQAVMICETPPKDSGIGSVNGISLEDGRILWTYHNWECMIPIPFATALPDDRLFITGGYKAGSSMIQIHKEGNRFQVRELFKTDACGSQIQQPLFYKEHLYVNSNSNEREDGLMCLTLDGTVLWQTRDKKKSHFSTTFERGSLILADDLLIELDGKRGDLYLIEPSPEGYKELTNAHVLDGKQLWSPMVLSKGRLLVRSSDLLKCFDISARP